Proteins from a single region of Crassaminicella profunda:
- a CDS encoding LrgB family protein, with the protein MLSNPLFGIIISLLAFNIGLYIYKKTKLAILNPILISISIIVVILLRFNIPLEIYNNGGKLISFFLGPATVVLAIPMYKQLPALKSHMKAIIIGITTGVITSITAVALLSKLFDLEHRLKLSLIPKSITTPIGIAVSESLGGLTPIAVIAIIITGIIGAVIAPLICKTFKIHHSVAKGIAIGTSSHAVGTSKALEMGETEGAMSSLSIALTGVITVLLAPLLINIFSLINL; encoded by the coding sequence ATGTTAAGTAACCCCTTGTTTGGAATAATCATTTCATTATTAGCATTCAACATTGGACTATATATTTATAAAAAAACAAAGCTGGCTATTTTAAATCCTATACTCATAAGTATCTCGATTATCGTTGTAATTTTATTACGTTTTAATATTCCACTGGAAATTTACAATAACGGTGGCAAATTGATTTCTTTCTTTTTAGGACCTGCTACAGTGGTATTAGCTATTCCTATGTATAAACAGCTTCCAGCTTTAAAAAGTCATATGAAAGCTATTATCATTGGCATTACTACTGGAGTCATTACTTCTATTACTGCTGTTGCTTTATTATCAAAATTATTTGATTTAGAACATCGTCTTAAACTTTCTTTAATCCCTAAATCAATTACAACGCCTATTGGTATAGCTGTATCAGAAAGTTTAGGAGGATTAACTCCGATTGCTGTCATTGCCATTATTATAACTGGAATTATTGGTGCAGTTATTGCACCTCTTATATGCAAAACTTTTAAAATCCATCACAGTGTAGCAAAAGGCATTGCCATTGGAACATCTTCTCATGCTGTCGGAACCTCTAAAGCTTTGGAAATGGGAGAAACGGAAGGGGCTATGAGCAGTCTTTCCATTGCTCTAACAGGTGTCATAACAGTTTTATTAGCCCCTTTACTGATTAATATATTTTCTCTTATAAATTTATAA
- a CDS encoding CidA/LrgA family protein — protein sequence MKKFIQLLLIICIWQLGEYLHQISNIPIPGSILGMFILFGLLSLKVIKLDWVEECGEFFLKHLAFFFIPSGVALIASLDLLKANWLPLSIIILLSTIIVMGVTGLIVQKFVKD from the coding sequence ATGAAAAAATTTATACAGCTATTACTCATTATATGTATTTGGCAATTAGGAGAATATCTTCATCAAATATCAAACATTCCTATTCCGGGAAGCATCTTAGGCATGTTCATTCTCTTTGGCTTATTATCACTAAAAGTCATTAAACTAGATTGGGTTGAAGAATGTGGAGAATTCTTTTTAAAACATTTGGCTTTTTTCTTCATTCCTTCTGGAGTGGCACTCATTGCTTCTTTAGATCTTCTAAAGGCAAACTGGCTGCCTCTTTCTATTATTATTCTTTTAAGTACCATTATTGTAATGGGTGTAACAGGACTGATTGTACAAAAATTTGTAAAGGACTGA
- a CDS encoding O-acetyl-ADP-ribose deacetylase, whose product MYLYKNTNISILQGDITKLKVDAIVNAANSTLLGGGGVDGAIHRAGGRMILEECRKIGGCPTGEARITTAGELPSKYVIHTVGPIYRGGKNNEARLLYNAYFNSLKLVVENKIKTIAFPAISTGVYHYPKDEASDIAIKAVMDFIEEYDQLDRVIFVLFSKGDFELYEKKIKGIFRR is encoded by the coding sequence ATGTATCTATATAAAAATACCAATATATCTATCTTACAAGGAGATATAACAAAACTAAAAGTAGATGCTATTGTCAATGCTGCTAATAGCACCCTTTTAGGGGGTGGGGGAGTTGATGGAGCAATACATAGAGCAGGAGGTAGAATGATTTTAGAAGAGTGTAGAAAAATAGGGGGATGTCCAACAGGGGAAGCAAGAATTACTACTGCTGGAGAATTGCCAAGTAAATATGTAATTCATACGGTAGGACCTATTTATAGGGGTGGAAAGAATAATGAAGCTAGGCTACTATATAATGCATATTTTAATTCTTTAAAACTTGTAGTAGAAAATAAAATAAAAACCATTGCCTTTCCTGCTATTTCTACAGGGGTGTATCATTATCCAAAGGATGAAGCATCAGATATTGCTATAAAAGCAGTTATGGATTTTATAGAAGAATATGACCAATTAGATAGAGTGATTTTTGTATTGTTCTCTAAAGGAGATTTTGAGCTTTATGAGAAAAAAATAAAAGGAATTTTTAGAAGATAA
- a CDS encoding isochorismatase family protein, whose product MRILKENTTAMIIDVQKRLLPHMQNKELSKNLAILIEGLNGLDIPFIVSEQYTKGLGSTVDEIMGVLENFEIIEKMSFSCYDEPTLQEKIDYMNKEWIIIAGIESHICVLQTVIDLIDNGYMPIVIEDCISSRKENDKKIAIERMKKEGAVISTYESILFELCRYAGNETFKTISKLVK is encoded by the coding sequence ATGAGAATCTTAAAAGAAAATACAACCGCTATGATTATTGATGTTCAAAAACGTCTTCTTCCTCATATGCAAAATAAAGAACTATCAAAAAATCTAGCAATTCTTATTGAAGGCTTAAACGGTTTAGATATTCCCTTTATAGTGTCTGAACAATATACTAAAGGATTAGGGTCTACTGTAGATGAAATCATGGGAGTTCTGGAAAATTTCGAAATTATAGAAAAAATGTCTTTTAGCTGCTATGATGAACCTACCTTACAAGAAAAGATTGATTATATGAATAAAGAATGGATTATCATTGCTGGAATTGAATCACATATCTGTGTTCTTCAAACCGTAATTGATCTAATAGACAACGGATATATGCCTATTGTAATAGAAGATTGTATTTCTTCAAGAAAAGAAAATGACAAAAAAATAGCTATTGAAAGAATGAAAAAAGAAGGTGCAGTCATCTCAACCTATGAATCTATTCTTTTTGAATTATGTCGATATGCAGGTAATGAAACCTTTAAAACTATCTCTAAATTAGTGAAATAA
- a CDS encoding NAD-dependent protein deacylase gives MIDESNNIVFFGGAGTSTESNIPDFRTADTGLYSNTGQQYPPETMLSHSFFMKHTKEFYQFYKEKMIYQEAKPNLAHLALAKLEKQGKLKAIITQNIDGLHQMAGSKNVLELHGSVHRNYCMKCREKYFLDDVVGSEKTVPTCKKCGGTIKPDVVLYEEGLDQDTIQKSVEYIANADVLIVGGTSLVVYPAAGLIEYYRGKKLILINKSTTPYDHAANLVIQDSIGKVLGSVVGE, from the coding sequence ATGATTGATGAGAGTAATAATATTGTTTTCTTTGGAGGGGCAGGTACATCTACAGAAAGTAATATACCTGATTTTAGAACAGCAGATACGGGACTATATAGTAATACGGGACAACAATATCCACCAGAGACTATGCTTAGTCACAGCTTTTTTATGAAGCATACGAAAGAATTTTATCAATTTTACAAAGAAAAAATGATTTATCAAGAAGCAAAACCTAATTTAGCTCATTTAGCTCTAGCAAAGCTCGAAAAACAAGGTAAATTAAAAGCTATAATCACTCAAAATATTGATGGATTACATCAAATGGCAGGAAGTAAAAATGTTTTAGAGCTTCATGGATCTGTCCACAGAAATTATTGCATGAAGTGTAGAGAAAAGTATTTTTTAGATGACGTAGTGGGAAGTGAGAAAACAGTTCCAACGTGTAAAAAATGTGGAGGGACTATAAAACCTGATGTAGTTTTATATGAAGAGGGACTCGATCAAGATACTATTCAAAAATCTGTAGAATATATAGCCAATGCAGATGTATTGATTGTAGGAGGAACATCCCTTGTGGTATATCCTGCAGCAGGATTAATTGAATATTATAGAGGGAAAAAATTAATACTTATTAACAAAAGTACTACCCCATATGATCATGCTGCTAATTTAGTGATTCAGGATAGTATTGGAAAAGTATTAGGTAGTGTTGTAGGTGAGTGA
- the nhaC gene encoding Na+/H+ antiporter NhaC — protein sequence MANERLENAKKPSFAGALFVMLFLCVAMSAQIFVFDEPYVTHITLLLATAVAAVVAMKSGFTWDEIQEGILYGCQIAMLAMLILMLVGVLIATWIPAGTIPTLIYYGLKVISPSVFLFTVCLVCAVASLATGSSWTTGATFGVAFMGIGYGLGIPAPLTAGAIISGAIFGDKMSPLSDSTNLAAGVAEADLFDHIKNMLYTTVPALIISLVIYLILGMKYAGGNIDTSQIQGILDGISKNYYISPITLIPAVVTIVLAVKRVGGLAVMVIASFLGMIFATVLQGYSIAEMFNFMNYGFVSKTGIEAVDKLLSRGGMQSMMWTISLGFVALSLGGLLEKTRMLEVLLERMSKFVSTARGVIITHIFASIAVNLFSASQYMALIIPGRMLVPAYKRLKLLPQMCSRVCEDSATVTSPLVPWGLCGVYFAGVLGVETVQYLPYVFLAYLVPIIAMIYAVIGKFIFKEGDKPSVKTYNDGDAKAVDEIA from the coding sequence ATGGCAAATGAAAGACTAGAAAATGCAAAAAAACCAAGTTTTGCAGGTGCACTTTTTGTTATGTTATTCTTATGTGTTGCTATGAGTGCTCAGATTTTTGTATTTGATGAACCTTATGTTACACATATTACCTTGTTATTGGCTACTGCTGTAGCTGCAGTTGTTGCTATGAAGTCTGGTTTTACATGGGATGAGATTCAAGAAGGAATTTTATATGGATGTCAGATTGCCATGCTTGCTATGCTCATATTGATGCTTGTAGGGGTCTTGATTGCAACATGGATTCCAGCAGGTACAATACCAACATTGATTTATTATGGACTAAAGGTTATTTCACCATCTGTATTTTTATTTACTGTTTGCTTAGTATGTGCTGTTGCATCTTTAGCAACTGGAAGCTCATGGACTACAGGGGCAACTTTTGGAGTTGCATTTATGGGGATTGGTTATGGACTAGGGATCCCTGCACCACTTACAGCAGGAGCAATTATTTCAGGAGCTATATTTGGAGATAAAATGTCTCCCTTATCAGATTCAACAAATCTTGCAGCAGGGGTAGCAGAGGCAGATCTTTTTGATCATATAAAAAATATGCTTTATACGACAGTACCAGCACTCATTATATCTCTTGTGATTTATTTAATATTGGGAATGAAATATGCAGGAGGAAATATTGATACAAGCCAAATACAAGGAATTTTGGATGGAATTAGTAAGAACTATTATATTAGCCCTATTACGTTGATTCCAGCTGTTGTAACGATTGTTCTAGCTGTTAAGAGAGTTGGTGGTCTTGCAGTTATGGTAATTGCATCATTTTTAGGAATGATCTTTGCTACAGTGCTTCAAGGATATAGTATTGCAGAAATGTTTAACTTTATGAATTATGGATTTGTTTCTAAAACAGGGATTGAAGCTGTTGATAAATTACTTAGCCGTGGTGGTATGCAAAGTATGATGTGGACCATATCTCTTGGTTTTGTAGCTTTAAGTTTAGGTGGATTATTAGAAAAAACAAGAATGCTTGAAGTTTTACTAGAAAGAATGTCAAAATTCGTAAGTACTGCAAGGGGAGTAATTATTACCCATATATTTGCAAGTATTGCGGTAAACTTATTTTCAGCGAGTCAGTATATGGCCCTTATTATTCCTGGGAGGATGCTCGTACCAGCGTATAAAAGATTAAAGTTATTACCTCAAATGTGTTCAAGAGTATGTGAAGATTCGGCTACGGTAACTTCACCCCTTGTTCCATGGGGACTATGTGGTGTGTATTTTGCAGGGGTGTTAGGTGTTGAAACAGTACAATACTTACCATATGTATTTTTAGCCTATTTAGTACCAATTATAGCAATGATCTATGCAGTTATAGGAAAATTTATTTTTAAAGAAGGAGACAAGCCATCTGTAAAAACATATAATGATGGAGATGCAAAAGCAGTAGATGAAATAGCTTAA
- a CDS encoding amidohydrolase, producing MKAVDLLLYGGMIITMDQNNSFKNWVAIRDGKIVDIGINDGYEKYLKDVVDAIFLNGKTVIPGFYDSHVHLVQTGLNTLGIDLSKAETIKDVLDLVKEKAEVTPEGELISAVQFDESKVREKRMPTRYELDECAPNNPVWINRIEYHTSIINSMAFHILKIPFYIEGIQRNEKNLPNGCLTGKASALVRNRILDSFSEKKRLEVINKSMKMAIEQGITSLNAMEGGFSFHNKDAEIVLKNKNTFPIDVAMFYQTVNVQKVLESGLNRIGGGIFLDGTLGSRTAAISKSYEDDEESFGELYYTQEEIDEFILKASKNDLQISVHAIGNRAIDQIIKSYEVIQKKKGENHTRNRIEHFVFPTDEQIKKCSELGIILSMTPTYEYFWGGDGGMYEKRLGKNRKQQTNPIKKSIENGMIVLGSSDSDITPISPVLGIHSAVNCCNVEVVDALKMYTVNGAYGVFEENKKGSIEIGKLGDLVVLDENPLTVEKNKIKDIKVMMTVKEGNILHIG from the coding sequence ATGAAAGCAGTGGATTTGTTGCTTTATGGTGGAATGATTATTACAATGGATCAAAATAATTCTTTTAAAAACTGGGTTGCTATTCGAGATGGAAAAATTGTAGATATTGGCATAAATGATGGTTATGAAAAATATCTAAAAGATGTAGTAGATGCTATATTTTTAAATGGAAAGACAGTAATTCCAGGTTTCTATGATAGTCATGTACACCTTGTACAAACAGGATTAAATACATTAGGAATTGATTTAAGTAAAGCAGAGACTATAAAAGATGTATTAGACCTTGTAAAGGAAAAAGCAGAAGTTACACCAGAAGGAGAATTGATTAGTGCAGTTCAGTTTGATGAATCAAAGGTTCGTGAAAAGAGAATGCCTACAAGATATGAATTAGATGAATGTGCACCAAACAATCCTGTTTGGATTAATCGTATTGAATATCATACAAGTATTATCAATTCAATGGCATTCCACATACTAAAAATACCATTTTATATAGAAGGAATTCAAAGAAATGAAAAAAATCTTCCAAATGGATGCTTGACAGGGAAAGCAAGTGCTTTAGTGAGAAACAGGATATTAGATAGCTTTTCAGAGAAAAAAAGATTAGAAGTGATCAATAAATCTATGAAAATGGCTATTGAACAAGGCATTACATCTCTAAATGCCATGGAAGGCGGATTTTCCTTTCATAATAAAGATGCTGAAATTGTATTGAAAAATAAAAATACATTCCCTATTGATGTGGCCATGTTTTATCAGACTGTAAATGTACAGAAGGTTTTAGAGAGTGGTCTTAATCGAATTGGAGGAGGAATTTTTCTAGATGGGACATTAGGATCAAGAACTGCAGCCATTAGTAAAAGCTATGAAGATGATGAGGAATCTTTTGGAGAACTGTATTATACACAAGAAGAGATTGATGAATTTATTTTAAAGGCATCTAAGAATGATTTACAGATTTCTGTTCATGCTATTGGTAATCGAGCTATTGATCAGATTATAAAATCTTATGAAGTGATTCAGAAGAAAAAAGGAGAAAATCATACGAGAAATCGTATTGAACATTTTGTTTTTCCAACGGATGAACAAATTAAAAAATGTTCAGAACTTGGTATTATCCTTTCTATGACACCAACCTATGAATATTTTTGGGGTGGAGATGGTGGCATGTACGAAAAACGATTGGGTAAAAATAGGAAACAGCAAACTAATCCTATAAAAAAGAGTATTGAAAATGGCATGATTGTATTAGGAAGTTCGGATAGTGATATTACCCCTATATCTCCAGTACTAGGAATACATAGTGCGGTAAATTGTTGTAATGTAGAAGTTGTAGATGCCCTTAAAATGTATACGGTAAATGGAGCTTATGGTGTATTTGAAGAAAATAAAAAAGGAAGCATTGAAATTGGTAAATTGGGAGACTTAGTGGTTTTAGATGAAAATCCATTAACGGTTGAAAAAAATAAAATAAAAGATATAAAAGTAATGATGACAGTTAAAGAAGGGAATATTTTGCATATAGGATAG
- a CDS encoding AfsR/SARP family transcriptional regulator, with protein MDKLEIHLFGEVQVFWNEKNITENLSSKAIAILCVLSIAPEKSYSRDKLINYFWESSKNDAAKYNLRYTLWSMRKILKTDEENTESIIINIKDKCKINPKVEVITDVYEINHLLESLNEKNKEGYIEKLEMARKILSGEFMERVFLKSCHEFNDWIFYMREKFQRSYLKVLHQLSQAYIMGKNYLKSIEILEGMLRLNPLQEELYVEIIEVYLKMGNRKEALLQYEKCCDILRDELNVSPMESTKEIYEKIIDCEKTSYYIKEFEIKINRNEHVRILFTEKENFESLKEKLFYDEEHLYTKCYPIKGVDYYWMSELVEEILNKKEICDLNNMPEMIGENLSVIQIELFSMNHSYPIIKSSREGERVRIFSAMNHLLKGLNKRTIIFIENFQWIDDVSFEFFKYFVLKCKNFKGLFVLSGNYKDKRFEELEKFITIEKM; from the coding sequence ATGGATAAATTAGAAATACATTTGTTCGGTGAAGTGCAGGTGTTTTGGAATGAGAAAAATATTACGGAAAATTTAAGTAGTAAAGCAATTGCCATATTATGTGTTTTATCTATTGCTCCTGAAAAATCCTATAGCAGAGACAAATTGATTAATTATTTTTGGGAATCAAGTAAGAATGATGCTGCAAAGTATAATCTCAGGTATACCTTATGGAGTATGAGAAAAATATTAAAAACAGATGAAGAAAATACTGAAAGCATCATTATTAATATAAAGGATAAATGCAAAATCAATCCTAAAGTAGAAGTAATTACAGATGTTTATGAAATAAACCATCTATTGGAATCGTTAAATGAGAAAAATAAAGAAGGATATATTGAAAAATTAGAGATGGCAAGAAAAATCCTTAGTGGAGAGTTTATGGAAAGGGTATTTTTAAAAAGTTGTCATGAATTTAATGACTGGATTTTTTATATGAGAGAAAAATTTCAACGATCCTATCTAAAGGTACTTCATCAGTTATCTCAAGCCTATATCATGGGAAAAAACTATTTGAAAAGTATTGAAATACTAGAAGGAATGTTAAGACTTAATCCATTACAAGAGGAATTATATGTTGAGATCATTGAAGTATATCTAAAAATGGGTAATCGAAAAGAAGCTCTTTTACAATATGAAAAATGTTGTGATATTTTAAGGGATGAATTAAATGTTTCTCCTATGGAAAGCACAAAGGAAATATATGAAAAGATCATTGATTGTGAGAAGACAAGTTATTACATAAAAGAATTTGAAATAAAAATAAATAGAAATGAGCATGTAAGAATATTATTTACAGAAAAAGAAAATTTTGAAAGCCTCAAGGAAAAACTTTTTTATGATGAGGAACATTTGTATACCAAATGCTATCCTATCAAAGGAGTAGATTACTATTGGATGAGTGAATTAGTAGAAGAGATTTTAAATAAAAAAGAAATCTGTGATTTAAATAATATGCCTGAAATGATTGGAGAGAATTTAAGTGTGATTCAAATAGAACTATTTTCTATGAATCATTCATATCCAATAATTAAATCTAGCAGAGAAGGTGAAAGAGTAAGAATTTTTTCGGCCATGAATCATTTGTTAAAGGGTCTTAACAAAAGAACCATTATATTCATAGAAAATTTTCAGTGGATAGATGATGTATCCTTTGAGTTTTTTAAATACTTTGTATTGAAATGTAAGAATTTTAAAGGACTTTTTGTATTATCAGGAAATTACAAAGATAAAAGATTTGAAGAACTAGAAAAATTCATAACTATAGAAAAAATGTAA
- a CDS encoding amidohydrolase gives MGKVFDKVFANGRFMRNNEQKKIDFVAVKNGKIVKCGRAEEMNDYKTDYEIIDLKGKFVYPGFTDAHMHLIAYSQKKLYEVALNDVYSREELVKKVKTFIKKKNIKPGDWVIGAGWNQDQFEDNVFPDRYLLDEISTQHPIHLTRTCYHICVVNSKALDLAGIDENTISPDGGKIDQDKDHIPTGILRENAMDLVTRILPGIKDKNRMKELIIKGCEDLAKVGITTVHTDDFPFVEDKETLWKVFKELANNNELPIRVVLQLRAAKEDDIYHYERMGLKSFDKINNLVVGPIKVITDGSLGSRTAALEEPYEDDKENKGLMLMSEEKLDQLVHESFYHDFDICMHAIGDRSMRAILASYERYYDLYREKGFRPSIIHCQIGNSEILNGFKKLNIIANIQPIFSNTDWKIAESRIGKERLKYSYCWKTYMDMGIVCVGSSDAPIESFNPLYGIYTAVTRKDLEGNPKNGWVPEESLDIHRAVDLFIKNASYLSHEEEEKGSIEVGKYADFVVLAEDLLKVDEEHIKDILVENTIVGGKIL, from the coding sequence ATGGGTAAGGTTTTTGATAAAGTATTTGCAAATGGTAGGTTTATGAGAAACAATGAACAAAAGAAGATAGACTTTGTTGCAGTGAAGAATGGGAAGATTGTAAAATGTGGTAGAGCTGAGGAAATGAATGATTACAAAACTGACTATGAAATCATTGATTTAAAAGGAAAGTTTGTTTATCCAGGGTTTACAGATGCACATATGCATTTGATTGCTTATAGTCAAAAAAAATTGTATGAAGTGGCATTAAATGATGTGTATTCTAGAGAAGAATTAGTAAAAAAAGTAAAAACATTTATAAAGAAAAAAAACATAAAACCGGGAGATTGGGTAATTGGAGCAGGATGGAATCAAGATCAGTTTGAAGACAATGTATTTCCAGATCGCTATTTGTTAGATGAAATATCAACACAGCATCCAATTCATTTGACTAGAACTTGTTATCATATATGTGTTGTAAATAGCAAAGCTCTTGACTTAGCAGGAATTGATGAAAATACAATATCACCTGATGGTGGAAAAATAGATCAGGATAAAGACCATATACCTACAGGTATTTTGCGTGAAAATGCTATGGATTTGGTTACAAGGATTTTACCAGGAATTAAAGATAAAAATAGAATGAAAGAATTGATTATTAAAGGTTGTGAGGATTTAGCAAAGGTAGGCATTACTACAGTACATACGGATGACTTTCCATTTGTGGAAGATAAAGAAACCCTATGGAAAGTATTTAAAGAATTAGCTAATAATAATGAACTTCCTATAAGAGTTGTTTTACAGTTAAGGGCAGCAAAAGAAGATGATATTTACCATTATGAAAGAATGGGGTTAAAATCCTTTGATAAAATAAATAATTTGGTAGTTGGACCTATTAAGGTGATTACAGATGGTTCATTAGGATCAAGAACAGCAGCATTAGAGGAACCCTATGAAGATGATAAAGAGAATAAGGGATTAATGCTTATGAGTGAAGAAAAATTGGATCAATTAGTACATGAAAGTTTTTATCATGATTTCGATATTTGTATGCATGCTATAGGAGATAGGAGTATGAGGGCTATATTAGCATCTTATGAAAGATATTATGATTTATATAGGGAAAAAGGCTTTAGACCTTCTATAATTCATTGTCAGATTGGGAATTCTGAAATACTAAATGGATTTAAAAAATTAAATATTATTGCAAACATTCAGCCCATATTTTCAAATACTGATTGGAAGATTGCAGAAAGTAGAATAGGGAAAGAAAGACTTAAATATAGCTATTGTTGGAAAACATATATGGATATGGGGATTGTGTGTGTGGGTAGTTCAGATGCACCTATAGAAAGTTTTAATCCTCTTTATGGCATTTATACAGCTGTAACAAGAAAAGATTTAGAGGGAAATCCTAAGAATGGATGGGTACCAGAAGAAAGTTTAGATATTCATAGAGCAGTTGATTTATTTATAAAAAATGCGTCTTATCTTTCTCACGAAGAAGAAGAAAAGGGAAGTATTGAAGTAGGAAAATATGCAGATTTTGTAGTGTTAGCAGAGGATTTATTAAAAGTGGATGAAGAGCATATAAAAGATATTCTTGTTGAAAATACCATTGTAGGTGGAAAGATATTATAG
- a CDS encoding Gfo/Idh/MocA family protein, with translation MENSLKYIFYRRSIMFNEERRFEQPIRWAMVGGGRGSQIGYIHRAASARDNLFQLVAGAFDINPERCIDFGKNLGVDPSRCYSDYKVMFEEEAKREDGIQAVSIATPNKFHYEMCKAALEAGLHVICEKPLCFTVTEAEELKALANEKNRVIGVTYGYSGYQMVHQARKMIENGDLGEIRIINMQFAHGWHSTEVEANDPGAKWRVSPEVSGPTYVLGDIGTHAFYLAEVMVPNLKIKELMCTRQSFIESRSPLEDNAFVLMHFENGAVGNLWASAVNAGAIHEQRIRVVGSKASIEWWDEHPNQLVYEVQGEPKRLLDRGHGYLYNEDPAVGADRIGCGHAEGLFESWANLYHRFALAMDATDRGDQETLDNLWFPGVEAGIEGVRLLENCVESADNGSKWVEYK, from the coding sequence ATGGAGAATTCCCTAAAATATATATTTTATAGGAGGTCTATTATGTTTAATGAAGAAAGAAGATTTGAACAACCTATTAGATGGGCAATGGTTGGTGGTGGCCGAGGAAGCCAAATAGGATATATTCACCGTGCTGCTTCTGCACGCGATAACTTATTCCAATTAGTTGCTGGAGCATTTGATATCAACCCAGAACGTTGTATTGATTTTGGTAAAAATCTAGGCGTTGATCCTTCACGTTGTTATTCAGATTACAAAGTAATGTTTGAAGAAGAAGCAAAACGTGAAGATGGTATCCAAGCAGTTTCAATTGCTACACCAAACAAATTTCACTATGAAATGTGTAAAGCAGCACTAGAAGCAGGTCTTCACGTAATCTGTGAAAAACCACTTTGCTTCACTGTAACAGAAGCAGAAGAATTAAAAGCACTTGCTAATGAGAAAAATAGAGTAATCGGTGTAACTTATGGATACTCAGGATATCAAATGGTACATCAAGCACGTAAAATGATTGAAAATGGTGATCTTGGAGAAATCAGAATTATCAACATGCAATTTGCTCATGGCTGGCATTCTACTGAAGTAGAAGCAAATGACCCTGGTGCAAAATGGCGTGTAAGTCCTGAAGTATCAGGTCCTACTTATGTACTTGGTGATATTGGTACACATGCATTTTACCTTGCTGAGGTAATGGTTCCTAATCTAAAAATTAAAGAACTAATGTGTACACGTCAAAGCTTCATCGAAAGCCGTTCTCCACTAGAAGATAATGCTTTTGTATTAATGCACTTTGAAAATGGTGCAGTAGGAAATCTTTGGGCATCTGCAGTAAACGCTGGTGCTATTCATGAACAAAGAATCCGTGTAGTTGGTTCTAAAGCATCTATCGAGTGGTGGGATGAGCATCCAAATCAACTTGTTTATGAAGTACAAGGTGAGCCAAAGCGTCTTTTAGATCGTGGACATGGCTACCTTTACAACGAAGATCCAGCAGTTGGTGCTGACCGTATTGGTTGTGGACATGCTGAAGGTTTATTTGAATCTTGGGCAAATCTATATCATCGTTTTGCATTAGCAATGGATGCTACAGACAGAGGAGATCAAGAAACCCTTGATAATCTTTGGTTCCCTGGAGTTGAAGCAGGTATTGAAGGAGTTAGACTTCTTGAGAACTGCGTTGAATCAGCTGATAACGGATCTAAATGGGTTGAATATAAATAA